The sequence below is a genomic window from Rudanella lutea DSM 19387.
CCAACACCACATCGTTTACCGATCTCTCTACCAATTACAACGTTACCTACCAGTACCGGCTGCGGGCCGTAACCCCACAGGCCGAAGCAACCGCCGAAGCCTCGGCCACGATTGCCTGCCCATCGGTAGGTGAGTTGGTTAGTGTGAAAACGGGGGGCTTCTCAGAAGCGGCCACCTGGAACTGCGGGCGGGTTCCTACTGTAGCCGACCGGGTCCGAATCAGTGCGGGGCACCGGGTCGAAGTGGGTCAGTTAGTAACGGTTGGGCGGTTAACGGTGGCTGGCACGTTACAATTTGGGGCTGGCGGTCAGATCAGAATTGCTCCGTAGACGAATGTTACTGACCGCCCACCTGCGAGAGCGTGCGTGGTAACCGGCTTTGGTACAGGCTGTCGGCGGTGCTTACGAGCATCCCGCACATCAGGTCGGCGTGGGTATTGGTAATCAGGTGACCCGCGTTGGGCAGCAGGTGAAACCAAGCCTTTTTGTTGGCGAGCATGCGCTTGGCAAAAGCCAGATTCCCCTGATCGATAAGCCAATCCTGCGCGCCCTGCACCACCGTTACTGGGGCCTGAACCTTCGACCAGTAGGGGAGTAGCCCCCGCAATTGGTTGGCATGGGCGTATTTTTCGTAAGTCGCTAAGTTCAGCGATCGGGGCAGAAAAGCCTGAATGAACGGTAAGCGGCCCCATTTAGAAAACCACCAGAACTTTTCGCGGTCGGGGTCAATGGCGGGCGAAATCAGAAAGAGGTGCCCTACTTTTTCGGGAACCAGTGTAGCCACCCGCACGGCAATGGGAGCCCCGAATGAGCGGCCCAGGACAATGGCAGGTTGCCCTGATCGGTTGAGCGAGAGGGCTTTGGTAATGCTACGCGCCTGAAAGTCGATACTCATACGCGTACGGAGGTGCCGGGCCGGGCGACGTTGCCGCGACTTACCGTACCCCGGCCGTTCGACCACCAGCATCTGAAACCGTTGTTGTAGGTACGGGTCGTCCATGGTGCGCAGGTATCCGTACCAGTTACCGGGGGCTCCATGAATGAGTAGTAATGGAGGGAGGGTATCGGCCCCGAGCGTAGCTACGAAGAGCTTGGTACTATCGTCTTCGATCGTGTAAAACGTAGGGCGTGCCGTTTTGCCCGCGTAATGTTGCCGAATTTCGCGCTCGGTCATGCTAAAACGTCGGAAACAACCTGTCAGACAAAGTAGAAAAAGCAGGCAGCAGACAATTGGCTTCATTGAACGTGTCGCTTGTTGGTACGGTAAATAGGGCTCCTGAAAACGTTTGAGGCAAAAGAAACGGCCAAGCGCTATCTATCGGTGTTGGGCATTAAAATAGGCCAAACTCTACTATGTTGCCCTTAAAATAACGAAAGTTGGCCGCTTTTCTGCTCGTGATTGAGCAACCATTGCTTGCGCCATAGCCCACCGGCGTACCCGGTCAGGCTACCGTCGGAGCCAATGATGCGGTGGCAGGGCACCACAATCCAGAGCGGATTTTTGCCATTCGCAGCCGCTACCGCCCGAATGGCTTTCTCGTCGCCAAGGGTGCGGCTGAGGCTCAGGTACGAGCGGGTTTGCCCAAAAGGGACGTCGAGTAAGGCTTTCCAGACGCGTTGCTGAAAATCGGTGCCGGCCGGATTCAGCACCAGGTCGAATGCCGTAAGGTTACCGGCGAAATAAGCCTGCAACTGATCAACGCCCGCCCGAACGGGGGCAGGAAGCACGCCAGAAATCGCATCGGTAGGGGCTTCGGTGCAGGTGATACGGGCAATACCGCGGTCGTCGCCCCAAACCGTTACCCAGCCGAGGGGCGAATCGAATCCAGCACTAAACATGGCGTCGTATTGAGGGGAAGCGGGTGAAGCGTCCGGCAGAAATTTACTCTGAGAAGTGTGTTTTCACAATATCGTCAAGCATTTGTCGGGTCAATGGCTTGCTTTTATACCCGTTGACCACACCATGCCGGTGCGCCCGGTTTTCATCGTCGGGGTTTAGCGAGGTTGTGAGCATCATCAGTACCACTTTGGCATGGTACACGGGGTCAAGTTTTTCGTACTCTTCCAGAAATTCAAACCCATTCATGCCGGGCATGTTGATATCCAGCAAAATAACGTCAGGGCTACAGTACTCCGTCGACGACGTATCGACCAGATATTGCAGGGCCTGATGCCCGGTTTCGGCCACTTTTACGGTATCGCAATAGCCTGAGTCTTCAATAATCATCCGGTGCAAAAAGTTGTCATCGGGATCATCATCAACCAGTAAAATACAACGAATGGGTTTCGACATCACAGAAATGGATTACTAATAAGTAATCAGGGACAAAAGCGGGTAGTTACTAACTAATTCGAATAAGACAAAGTTACCTAAAATTGATTCTCAAATGCCACCGGTAACTCATAACCTCGGCCTATTTCGAGCAGACGCTACGCCCGATACAGCGTAGAAACCGATAATTGATTTTTGCTGAAAGGCTTACTCAACGGCTCTCGCTTTGAGAAAACCGATTCGGAACCGGTAGAATGTACCAGGATCGGTTACATTTTTGCCCTATGAGTAAAAATAGCCAATAAGCCGGGTCATTTGCCGGGTGCGAGTTTCAGAATGCGCCCTTCGGCATGGTCGCAGAGGTACAACTCGTTTTTGGAATCTTCGCCAAAAGCCGAAATGGTACCCGCCCGGTTTATTAGCAGCTGGTTGGTGGGTTTGCCGCCTGTAGGGCTTCCATCGGCCGTGAGTGCCCATACCCGTCCGCTGGCATAGTCGGCATAAATGTACTTACCAAACAGGGCTTCATTCGCTTTACCCCGATACACCTGCCCGCCGGTTACCGACACATCGCCATTGTCGTGGTTATATTGCCAGATGGGATCAATCACAGCAGCTGTACTATTGCCTTCCCGATTGTACGTTGATTGGCCTTCTTTGATGCGCCAGCCGTAGTTGCCACCCTTTCGGATAATATCGATCTCTTCGATTTTGTTCTGGCCCACGTCGCCGGCCCAGAGCCGCCCCTGTCCATCGAAACTGATGCGCCAGGGGTTACGCAACCCGTACGCATAAATTTCGGGGAGCGTGTTATCCGCCCCACTGGCAAACGGGTTGTCTTTCGGAATCCCATAATTGCCTTTGTCGGTGGCATTCACGTCGATGCGTAGAATCTTGCCCAAATACGTCTGCCGGTTTTGCCCGTTGTTTTGCGGATCGCCCCCGCTACCACCGTCGCCGGTGGCGATGTACAAGTACCCATCAGGTCCAAAGAGCACTTTGCCACCGTTGTGATTCGAGTAGGGTTGCTTGAACTTCAGCAAAACGGTTTCGGTAGCCGGATCAACAGACGGGGCTTTGGCAGAGGTTGCCTTGAACCGACTGATCACCGTTTCGCGCGGATTATTCTTGGTATAGTTGACGTAGAAATAGCCGTTTTGGGCGAACTGCGGATGAAACGCAAGCCCCAGCAGGCCCATTTCGCCACCCGATGTTACCCGGTTTTTAATATCGAGGTACGTATCGGCTGCTGTTACACGTGCGTTGTTATCGAACTGGCGAATTCGGCCTTCCTGTTCCACCACAAACACCCGGTTGGAGCCGTCGCCCGCGTGGGTAAATTCAACTGGCTGCGCGAAGGTAAGTTTTGGAAAGGCATTGACGGCCTCAACGGGGGCGGCTTTGGCCGCGGGGGCTGGAGTCGAAACGACTGCGGCCTGAGTCGGTTGGGAATCTTCGGACGACCCAGATCCACCGCAGGCCGTGGCAATCAGCGACGAAACGCCCGCTGTGGCTGCCAGTGACAGAAACAATGTGGATATGGCTTTATAAATCATGACTTTGTTGGACTTCTCCGTATTTTTACGGGCAGGGTAAGGCAAAAGTGACGCCATTGCCACTTACAAAGCATCAGAAAGCCGCTTATTGCTCAAAAACCTACTGTTCAACGGAACAGCCGCCCCTATAAACCGCGTTACCGGCACATAGGGTGTTGGGAATGTTCCTCAGTACGGGGCAGCGAATCCACTATTCTTGTCACAGCATGACAACTTCTGACCAAACCAACGATCTGCTTGAGTACCTCCGTCAGCAACGGGATTTGTTTCGGTATCGGCTACCGTCGCGGCCCGACGCGGGTCGGTTCATTGATCAGTTGATGCGGTTTCTGTTTCCGGTCACGCAGGATTGCCAGTCGGCTACGCAGGATGTAAGCCGTACCTATGCTCAGCTCAACGATCAGTTGGTGTGTCTGATGCGGCCACTGTCGGGGCATCTGCACCAGGCCCCCGAAGAGTTGTCTATGCTGTTTTTTGAGCAGCTTCGATCTATTTACGATGATCTGCTGTACGATGCCCGCGCCATAGCCGACAACGATCCCGCTTCGAAAGGTTTCGAAGAAGTAATTGCCGTTTATCCGGGTTTTTACGCCATCGCTGTGTATCGGTTTGCGCATGCCTTGTTGCGGCTCAATGTGCCCTTGCTTCCGCGTATGCTAACCGAATACGCGCATGGGCAAACGGGTATTGATATTCACCCCGGCGCCCGAATCGGCCGCTCGTTCTTCATAGATCACGGCACGGGGGTTGTCATTGGCGAAACCACCGTGATTGGCGAAAACGTGAAAGTGTATCAGGGGGTTACGCTTGGAGCAACGCACGTAGCGAAGAATATGGCGCAGAAGAAGCGGCACCCAACCATTGAAGACAATGTGGTGATTTACGCCAATGCCACCATTCTGGGAGGTAAAACTGTGGTGGGTCACGACTCCGTTATTGGGGGCAACGTATGGCTTACGAGCAGTGTAGAACCTTACTCTCTGGTGTACCACCAAAGTCAGATTGAGGTGCGGACAAAAGAAGTGGAGTAGGAGCAAAGGCTTACTCCGTTCTTAGCTGTTTATAGCCCGGAGCACATTGGCTTCCAAGGCCTCATAGGGTAAATACCCCCGTGCCACGAGGTATAACTGATCCCCATTTCCCACAATTACTGATGGAAACCCGTTGATGCCGTAGCTGGCTACCAAACGGAACTCCTGTTCGGTCTGCTGCAGAATGGCCTCATCACCGATATGGGCTACAAACTCCTCCGGGTCGATGCCGTAAGACTCTACCAACGGGCCATAGTTGGCGTCGACGTTCAGATCCATACCGTCGAAATGGTGCGCCCGTTGCAGGTCAGCGGCAAACTGAATGGCGCGGTCGGGCAAAATAGCTTTGAACAAAGTCATGGCCGCGCCAGGCCTGGTGGAGTCCGAGATGTAGTCATCCTTGAGCAGTAGCCCGTTCAGATACCCATCGCCAAAGCGGATGCCAGTCCGTTCTTCAACGGTTTTATACGCCCCCTGAATGTATGCGCGCATCTGACTCAGAGGCCCAATTCGGTTTCCCGTAATCATGCCGCCACTTAGTACGGTGAAGTCGATCTGATCGCCGTAGCGTTCGTACAATTGCCGAATGACGGGGCTAAAACCATAGCACCAGCCGCACAGGGCGTCGTACACGTACAAAAGAGTAGGTTTGGCCATTTATTTCAGACTACGGGCAAACCGACGCATGGCTTCCTGATACACCTGCTGCGACTGTTCGACCGATTGTTGACCCTTGAGCATCATGGCCAGGGTAATCATTCCGTGCGAAATCGACCACCATTCAAAATACAGGCGTCGAATACTCTCCTTCGATTTGGGAATAAACGAGAAGATAATGTCTTGCACGAGCGACGACACGGCCTGCGTTTCCTGCCCTTCGTGCACAGGCAAGGCACAAAAAGCGCCGTTGAGGTTGTACATGACCTGGTAGATTTCGGGCTGTTTTACAGCAAACTCCCACTGCACCATTGAAATCTCGTACAGCCGTTTTTCGGGATCCCGATATAGTTTGGTAATCCGTTCGTACTCATTTCGCAAGTGCCGAAATCCCTCTTGCCGAATTTCGTCGAGCAGTACATCTTTACTGTCGAAGTATTCGTAGACGATAGGGGCACTGTACTCAATGGCGTCCGCAATTTTGCGAATGGAAACCGCTTGCCACCCTTCCCGGCGGGCAATGTCTTTGGCCGTCGAAACGATACCCGAGCGGGTCTGTTCGCGGTTGCGTTGCTTGCGTTCCAGAACTTCCATACAAGATCCGTATAGCTCAGTTAACGGTGTTAAACTGGCTGAAAGTTACCAGTTTAACTTTTTACAACCACATTCAATGCAATAATTATTAAAAAAGTACAATCAATTGCTCTTTTTCTGCCTCACTTTCCATAAAATAGCCTAAAAATGAACAGAGATTCCAGCGTAAAATATTGACTATAAAACCGTGATAAGAGGCATCTTTATGAGTGAAAATACGGATGTTTATGGCTCAGGATTTACGCTTTCTCCGCCACGATCCAGGCTCCCTCGTCGCCAACCATAAACGGGTCTAAATGGATCGTACCATACACCGATTCCACGGCTAAGCCCACCTGCGCCATCAGCCGCGTGAGTTCGGCCAGAGTGTACACATAATACGCTGCCGTGCGCTGCGCTGACTCGACCGAACCGTCGGTATGATTTTTTAAGTATGTGAGTTGCTGATGGATGCAGCCCTGCAGGGGTTCGTATTGGTTTTCGACCAGTACCGTCATATCATGGCCAACGGGCATCCAGTTGCGCTCCTGAAAATCAGGGAGCACCACCTCGGCCACCATGCTCGAATGCACCAGCAGCCGTCCGCCAGGCCGAAGCAGGTCGGCAATGCGCTGGAGGAAGGTGAGCATATCGGGGTAGGGAAAAAAGCAGAAGCTGTTGCCCAGGCAGAATGCAGCATCGAACGACTCGGCATCGCCGGTCAGGGCCGGGGTTGTTATGAAGTCGGCCTGAATAGCACGGATATTGAGGTTCTCGGTTTTGGCAGCAGCGTTCACAGCCGTTATGTATTCCTCTGATATGTCGACGGCGGTCATTTGGGCACCCATGCGAGCAAGGGGCAACGTGTGTCGGCCATAGCCGCAAAACACGTCGAGTACCCGGTCGTCGGGGCCAAACGACAGTGTTTCGACAATCATTTCCAGATCGAGCTGATTTTGCTCATCGGTCTGGGCGGCCTGCCAGGCTTGTTGGGGTAAGCCGTGAAAAAAAGTTTGGTACCAGGACATAAGCTGTGGCAGTAGGCAGTAGCAGTTGGCAGTAGGCAGTGGCAGTAGGCAGTGAAAAATACCGCTTATTGCCACTGCCTACTGCTACTGCCAACTACCTACTGTAAGTTGTTTAACGTTTCACGTACGGCCTCGAAGCTGGGCACTTCGCCCGCGTTTTCGAGTACCTCAGCGTGTTGTATCGTGCCGGTTTTGTCGATCACGAAAGCCGACCGCTTGCTTACCCCTTTCATGCCGAACACAAACGTGTCGTAAAGGCTTCCGTAGGCGGCCGAAACCTCTTTGTTAAAGTCCGAAAGAAGCGGAAACGGCAGTTTCTGCTCCTCTTTGAACCGGGCCAGGGTGAACGGCGAATCCACCGAAACTGCGAGGATTTCGGCGTTCAGGTTCTGGTACGTGGCAATGTTGTCGCGGAGTTCACAAAGCTCGGCGGTGCAAACGCTGGTAAAAGCAAGCGGAAAGAACAGGAGAACTACATTCTTACCGGCGTAGTCGTGAAGAGATACCTCTTTCTTGTCGGTATTAAATAAGGTAAATGAAGGGGCTATTTGGCCTACCATACGTGGGTTGCATTTTTAGTTTGTTAGCAAAGGTATAGACGGAGGGCTAAAAAATTGCTTAATTCGCGATGCCTAAATCGATACAATAAGCTATGCAGACCTATTGGGGTATTGACCTGGGAGGAACCAAAATTGAAGGAGTAGTACTTTCAAGCCCATCGCCCGACGCCGTTGTTCTTCGGAAACGAATTGATACCGAAGCCCATAAAGGGTACGACCATATTCTCAGCCGGATCGAGCTGCTGGTCGATATCCTGCGCGTCGAAACGGGATATCAGCCTGAGCATATTGGCTTTGGAACGCCCGGTACTAATGACCCCTCGACCAATACCATGAAAAACTGCAATACCACGGTGCTCAACGGCAAACCGATGGTGCAGGATCTGGCTCGGCGGCTCGATGTTCCTATTACCGTTGCCAACGATGCTAACTGTTTCGCGCTCGCCGAGGCCACCATGGGTATTGTGCCTGATGTGACGCCTGATTTCCGGTGTGTGTTCGGTGTAATCATGGGTACCGGTGTGGGCGGGGGCGTTGTGTTTAAAACAGGTACCGATAGTAAACCCGTTGTTCTGGGCGGCTTACATGGCATTGGGGGCGAGTGGGGGCACAACATCCTGGAGGAAAACGGCTACGCCTGTTATTGTGGTAAGAGCGGCTGCAACGAGCAGGTGCTTTCGGGGCCGGCCCTGCAACGGTTCTACCACGAGCAATGCGGTGAAGAGCGTAAGATGAAAGAGATCATTGAGCGACACCGGCAAGGCATTGACCCCGTAGCGACTCAAACGTTCGAGCGGATGCTGGAGTTCTACGGCAGGTCTATCTCGACCATCATCAATGTGCTCGATCCCGACGCCATTGTACTCGGCGGGGGGGTTGGTAACGTCGATGAGCTGTACACCGAAGGCACCGAGCGGATCAAAAAATACATCTTCAACAATGGAGTTGTCCGCACGCCCATTTTGAGGCCCAAACTAGGCGATAGTGCCGGCGTGTTTGGCGCAGCTATGTTATAGAAAATAAGATACCAGTTATCAAAAAATAGAATTGGCTTTCACGCCCTTCTGGGGGGTGGGGGTCAATTTTTTCATTTAGGTATGTATATGGGTTTAACTGATCGTGCTTTGATATTTTACGGCGTTTAATAGCTTTGTGACCATTTAGTAAACTAGATCGTACGTATTTCGACGGTCTATTCTGAATCCTTACCACCATTCTATGTCTAATCGTCGGGAATTTGTGAAACAGCTCTCCGTAGGGCTGTCGGCGACTTCTGTGCTCCCTATCATTAATGCGATGGGTGCCTGTGCGCCTGCGTTGGCAGACAATCATCTGCTGGCCAAATCGCTCCTGACTGCTCAGGGTATTGGGCAGCCGACGCAGGTATGGTTAACGGATATTTATCCGTTCCAGCCTGGTCAGGATATAGCTTCTCTCTTACAGAATCGCCTGCAGCTGGGATTACAGGCTGTTAACGCCTTGCTCGGTGGGCCAGTGCCTACACTGCCTGTTATGGCTGAGCCCGTTATGGGTTCTCAATCCGTTACGTTTCAAATGGCCGGGGTTACGGTACATTGGCAGGGACAGGCGCTGCACGGTTCGCAACTAATAGGGCCCGGACAGCGGCTCCAAATTTTTGGGGATAGGGGGACCCTAACTCTGACCGACAATTTTAAGGTGCTAAGCTGTATCGACTACCAAGGGAAGTCACTGGTGGAAACGGGCCCCGCAGAGTCGGTTAAGCATACATCTGTTTAGGGCGTTTGATACGCTCTGTTCACATACAAACTGCTTTATTGCTATGCCGTATATTGGAGAGATTCGTCTGTTTGCCGGCCTGTTTGCCCCTGTAGGTTGGGCCTTTTGCGAGGGGCAACTGATGCCGATTTCTGAAAATGATGCCCTCTTTACATTGATTGGAACCACGTACGGGGGCGATGGTCAGGAGACGTTCGCATTGCCCGATTTGCGGGGGCGGGTTCCTGTGCATACAGGAAACAGTGGTGGAATCACATACGAGCTAGGTCAACAAGGTGGGCAGATCGAGGTAACGCTTTCCCTGAATAACATACCGCCCCATACCCATCCGTACACGTATCAACCTATTGCATCCAGCAGTGCGGGTATTTCGGGTAGTCCACAGGGTAATTACTATGCCGCTTCGGGCCGTAAAGCGTTTTACCGAACTCCTACAGCCAACACGGCCAATATGGCAAACATTGGCAATAATACAGGCATTCAGACTGGTGCTAATCTGAATGGCGGAAACATACCCATCAACCTAATGCAGCCTTATCTGGCAGTTAGTTTTATTATTTCACTCTACGGGCGCTACCCCACACAAAATTAACGTTTGCAAGATGGATATAAACTCGTTTGTTGCAGAGATAGGGATTTTCGCAGGGAACTTTGCCCCAACGGGGTGGGCCTTTTGTAACGGCCAGATTTTGCCCATTTCGCAGAATACAGCCCTGTTTGCTTTATTAGGCACTTTTTACGGGGGCGACGGTAAATCGACGTTTGCCCTCCCTGACTTTCAAGGAAGCGCCCCGTTGATGCATGGGCAAGGCCCTGGCCTCCCCAACTACGTAATTGGGCAAGTAAGTGGTAGTCAGACTGAGACGTTACTGCCAAATAATATCCCCATTCACACCCACACGGCCGCCGACGCGGTATCATTGACCCAACTGGCTACTACTGATTTGGGTAATAGTGCATCGCCGGCGGGGCGGGCACCAGCTCGTACAGGTACTGACAATCGGTACGCGAGCACAACAAACGCCAACATGGCTCCCTACACGCTTCAGGTGGGCTATGTTGGGGGAGCAAACCAACCGTTTTCTATCATGCAACCCTCTCTGGTGCTGACTTTCTGTATTGCCCTGCAAGGCGTTTTTCCGGCACGGGGATAACCGGTAACTACTATGGGCGATACTCCTTACTTAGCTTCGATTGGCATGGCCGCTTTCAACTTTGCACCGCAAGGTTGGGCGATGTGTAATGGTCAATTGTTGCCTATCAATCAAAATCAGGCTTTATTCTCTCTCCTGGGTACTACGTATGGCGGTGATGGACGGGTAAATTTTGCCCTTCCTGATTTACGGGGCCGGGTTCCGATCCATATGGGTTCCGGATTTATCCTTGGTGAGAAAATCGGTGCTACCACGGCTACGCTAACAATCAATAACCTACCGCTGCACACGCACGATCTGACGTTCAGGCCGCCCTGCAATACCGGGCCGGGTACCACGAGTGATCCGACAGGGGCGTATCCGGCAGCAACCACTACGGGTAGTTATGGGCCTAATGCCGACGTTAACCTGGCGGTTGGTACAACCACCGCCAATACAGGACCGGCCGGGGGCGGACAACCCTTTTCGATCATGCAGCCCTATACGGTCATCAATTTCGTCATTGCTTTACAAGGGGTTTTCCCGTCACGTAATTAAGGGCAGCCTATGAAACTTGGCGTTTTGGTTCCGCATTCATCGCTCTACCCATCGCTTGCGTTCGATGTGGTGGAGGGCATACGAGCGGGGATGGCAACTAGTGGCTCAACGGAGGTGACGCTGGTGGTTGAAAACATCGGCTTCGGCCTCGACAGCGAACAACTGCGCGACAAAACCCAGAAGCTCCTGCTTCAGGATGGGGTAGATGTGCTGGTGGGTATGATGAACCGACGAACCGTCGAGGCAATTGCTCCACTTGTGGCCGGGGCCAATCGGTTGCTGTTGGTGCTCGAAACACTGGGGGAGTTTTTTCTGGATTTACCCCGTCACCCGTCGGTGCTGTTTCACTCGCTCCAGTTTTGTCTCAGCACCCGGCTCACCGCTCGAAAGGCGGTCCAGAAAGGCCAAAAAGGTGTTATTCAGGCATGTTCTTTTTACGATGCTGGTTATCTGCAATGTTACTCTCTTTCGCAGGGGGTAGTGCCTAATGGCGGCCATATGGTGCAATACTTTGTGAGTTCGCACAAGCCTCAGGAAGTTACATTTGACGCTTTGGCCGCAGGCATGCTGTCGGGGGAGGGGCAGGCGGTTGTTGCCTTGTACTCGGGCGATATGGCGAGTCAGTTTTTGCAGGGTTACCCAAGCTTACCGGGGCGTTTGCCCCTTTGGCTGGGGCCTATGCTTCTGGAGGAATCTATGCTGCGCGACGTGCCCTACTCGGGTCTTGAGGCCGAAGGGCACACGCCCTGGTCCGTGCACCTGGACACGCCCGAGAATAGAGATTTTATAACGGCAATGCAGCGCCGAGGGCGGCAGGCCAACCTGGTTTCGCTGTTGGGTTACGAGGCCGGGCAGATGATGGCTTTTTACGAAGGCCTTCTCCAACAAACGGGTTATCCAACCCTTGAGCACGCATCAATACTTGCTCAATACGCATTCGCAGGACCACGGGGGCAGGTTGCGTTTGATTCCGAAACGCGCTATTCGTTCGGACCGCAATACAGGGCTACCCTCGCCGGTACTCAAGCGGGCTACACCCAGCTCTCGAACCTAACCGAAGAACCCGACTGGGAACAGGATCGGGCTATGTTTCTGGCTGAGCCGCTTGTGGGGCAGCATACTGGCTGGAATAATATCTACCTGTGTATATGAGTTAATTACGCCTTCCCTTCAGACTATGACTACAATCCTTTACCGACTTTTTTTGATAACCAGCCTGCTTGGCCTGTGGGCAGGTCTTACCAGCAGCCCAGCTCAGACCGTTCCGGCCCCAACCAACGTGCTGGGCGTTGGTGATGTTATGATTACGGCCTACAACGCATCGGACGACAAGTGTAATGGGAGTAGTGTGAACGATCAGTTTGTGTTTGTACCCCTGAAGGATCTGGCGGCTGGT
It includes:
- a CDS encoding phage tail protein, which codes for MPYIGEIRLFAGLFAPVGWAFCEGQLMPISENDALFTLIGTTYGGDGQETFALPDLRGRVPVHTGNSGGITYELGQQGGQIEVTLSLNNIPPHTHPYTYQPIASSSAGISGSPQGNYYAASGRKAFYRTPTANTANMANIGNNTGIQTGANLNGGNIPINLMQPYLAVSFIISLYGRYPTQN
- a CDS encoding methylated-DNA--[protein]-cysteine S-methyltransferase; the encoded protein is MFSAGFDSPLGWVTVWGDDRGIARITCTEAPTDAISGVLPAPVRAGVDQLQAYFAGNLTAFDLVLNPAGTDFQQRVWKALLDVPFGQTRSYLSLSRTLGDEKAIRAVAAANGKNPLWIVVPCHRIIGSDGSLTGYAGGLWRKQWLLNHEQKSGQLSLF
- a CDS encoding redoxin domain-containing protein, producing the protein MVGQIAPSFTLFNTDKKEVSLHDYAGKNVVLLFFPLAFTSVCTAELCELRDNIATYQNLNAEILAVSVDSPFTLARFKEEQKLPFPLLSDFNKEVSAAYGSLYDTFVFGMKGVSKRSAFVIDKTGTIQHAEVLENAGEVPSFEAVRETLNNLQ
- a CDS encoding DsbA family protein, with the protein product MAKPTLLYVYDALCGWCYGFSPVIRQLYERYGDQIDFTVLSGGMITGNRIGPLSQMRAYIQGAYKTVEERTGIRFGDGYLNGLLLKDDYISDSTRPGAAMTLFKAILPDRAIQFAADLQRAHHFDGMDLNVDANYGPLVESYGIDPEEFVAHIGDEAILQQTEQEFRLVASYGINGFPSVIVGNGDQLYLVARGYLPYEALEANVLRAINS
- a CDS encoding class I SAM-dependent methyltransferase; translated protein: MSWYQTFFHGLPQQAWQAAQTDEQNQLDLEMIVETLSFGPDDRVLDVFCGYGRHTLPLARMGAQMTAVDISEEYITAVNAAAKTENLNIRAIQADFITTPALTGDAESFDAAFCLGNSFCFFPYPDMLTFLQRIADLLRPGGRLLVHSSMVAEVVLPDFQERNWMPVGHDMTVLVENQYEPLQGCIHQQLTYLKNHTDGSVESAQRTAAYYVYTLAELTRLMAQVGLAVESVYGTIHLDPFMVGDEGAWIVAEKA
- a CDS encoding PQQ-dependent sugar dehydrogenase — its product is MIYKAISTLFLSLAATAGVSSLIATACGGSGSSEDSQPTQAAVVSTPAPAAKAAPVEAVNAFPKLTFAQPVEFTHAGDGSNRVFVVEQEGRIRQFDNNARVTAADTYLDIKNRVTSGGEMGLLGLAFHPQFAQNGYFYVNYTKNNPRETVISRFKATSAKAPSVDPATETVLLKFKQPYSNHNGGKVLFGPDGYLYIATGDGGSGGDPQNNGQNRQTYLGKILRIDVNATDKGNYGIPKDNPFASGADNTLPEIYAYGLRNPWRISFDGQGRLWAGDVGQNKIEEIDIIRKGGNYGWRIKEGQSTYNREGNSTAAVIDPIWQYNHDNGDVSVTGGQVYRGKANEALFGKYIYADYASGRVWALTADGSPTGGKPTNQLLINRAGTISAFGEDSKNELYLCDHAEGRILKLAPGK
- a CDS encoding alpha/beta fold hydrolase, whose amino-acid sequence is MTEREIRQHYAGKTARPTFYTIEDDSTKLFVATLGADTLPPLLLIHGAPGNWYGYLRTMDDPYLQQRFQMLVVERPGYGKSRQRRPARHLRTRMSIDFQARSITKALSLNRSGQPAIVLGRSFGAPIAVRVATLVPEKVGHLFLISPAIDPDREKFWWFSKWGRLPFIQAFLPRSLNLATYEKYAHANQLRGLLPYWSKVQAPVTVVQGAQDWLIDQGNLAFAKRMLANKKAWFHLLPNAGHLITNTHADLMCGMLVSTADSLYQSRLPRTLSQVGGQ
- a CDS encoding phage tail protein produces the protein MDINSFVAEIGIFAGNFAPTGWAFCNGQILPISQNTALFALLGTFYGGDGKSTFALPDFQGSAPLMHGQGPGLPNYVIGQVSGSQTETLLPNNIPIHTHTAADAVSLTQLATTDLGNSASPAGRAPARTGTDNRYASTTNANMAPYTLQVGYVGGANQPFSIMQPSLVLTFCIALQGVFPARG
- a CDS encoding ROK family protein, which codes for MQTYWGIDLGGTKIEGVVLSSPSPDAVVLRKRIDTEAHKGYDHILSRIELLVDILRVETGYQPEHIGFGTPGTNDPSTNTMKNCNTTVLNGKPMVQDLARRLDVPITVANDANCFALAEATMGIVPDVTPDFRCVFGVIMGTGVGGGVVFKTGTDSKPVVLGGLHGIGGEWGHNILEENGYACYCGKSGCNEQVLSGPALQRFYHEQCGEERKMKEIIERHRQGIDPVATQTFERMLEFYGRSISTIINVLDPDAIVLGGGVGNVDELYTEGTERIKKYIFNNGVVRTPILRPKLGDSAGVFGAAML
- a CDS encoding response regulator, translating into MSKPIRCILLVDDDPDDNFLHRMIIEDSGYCDTVKVAETGHQALQYLVDTSSTEYCSPDVILLDINMPGMNGFEFLEEYEKLDPVYHAKVVLMMLTTSLNPDDENRAHRHGVVNGYKSKPLTRQMLDDIVKTHFSE
- a CDS encoding TetR/AcrR family transcriptional regulator, with protein sequence MEVLERKQRNREQTRSGIVSTAKDIARREGWQAVSIRKIADAIEYSAPIVYEYFDSKDVLLDEIRQEGFRHLRNEYERITKLYRDPEKRLYEISMVQWEFAVKQPEIYQVMYNLNGAFCALPVHEGQETQAVSSLVQDIIFSFIPKSKESIRRLYFEWWSISHGMITLAMMLKGQQSVEQSQQVYQEAMRRFARSLK
- the epsC gene encoding serine O-acetyltransferase EpsC, giving the protein MTTSDQTNDLLEYLRQQRDLFRYRLPSRPDAGRFIDQLMRFLFPVTQDCQSATQDVSRTYAQLNDQLVCLMRPLSGHLHQAPEELSMLFFEQLRSIYDDLLYDARAIADNDPASKGFEEVIAVYPGFYAIAVYRFAHALLRLNVPLLPRMLTEYAHGQTGIDIHPGARIGRSFFIDHGTGVVIGETTVIGENVKVYQGVTLGATHVAKNMAQKKRHPTIEDNVVIYANATILGGKTVVGHDSVIGGNVWLTSSVEPYSLVYHQSQIEVRTKEVE